The Vicinamibacterales bacterium genome has a segment encoding these proteins:
- a CDS encoding AraC family transcriptional regulator has product MPPLGTEEPGRRGPLPPAAAPRALAPLAARLREPSPTPESPRHEISQVLLATDLLTVGRWRCPADSPFFRDSGPPGQCLSVFPRTGVWIRHEGRAPFVADPTVVTYYNPGQRYERTVLDPAGDRCEYFGVAPAVMADLLAGVGAPPDEDARPLPFSHGPSDRECYLRQRAVVEHVCRADVPDVLFVEETMLDVLARLVALASRRTAPPQKRARPGRRAGADLAESARAAIAAGFTEPWSLGDLALRLATTPFHLARVFRAHTGWTLHGYRTELRMRAALERVAASGTDLLDLALALGYSSHSHFTATFHRAFGETPSDMRRRLAPSRAV; this is encoded by the coding sequence ATGCCGCCCCTGGGGACGGAGGAGCCGGGCCGGCGCGGGCCGCTGCCGCCCGCCGCTGCGCCGCGCGCGCTGGCGCCCCTGGCCGCGCGGCTCCGCGAGCCGTCGCCGACGCCCGAGAGCCCCCGCCACGAGATCTCGCAGGTGCTCCTCGCGACCGACCTCCTGACCGTCGGGCGCTGGCGCTGCCCCGCCGACAGCCCGTTCTTCCGCGATTCGGGCCCGCCCGGCCAGTGCCTGTCCGTCTTCCCGCGCACCGGCGTCTGGATCCGGCACGAGGGACGCGCGCCGTTCGTCGCCGATCCCACCGTGGTCACCTACTACAACCCAGGGCAGCGCTACGAGCGCACCGTGCTCGATCCGGCCGGCGACCGCTGCGAGTACTTCGGCGTGGCGCCTGCCGTGATGGCGGACCTGCTCGCCGGCGTGGGCGCGCCGCCCGACGAAGACGCGCGTCCGCTGCCCTTCAGCCACGGACCGAGCGACCGCGAGTGCTACCTGCGGCAGCGGGCGGTCGTCGAGCACGTGTGCCGGGCCGACGTGCCCGACGTCCTGTTCGTCGAGGAGACGATGCTCGACGTGCTGGCGCGTCTGGTGGCGCTCGCCAGCCGCCGCACCGCGCCGCCGCAGAAACGGGCACGCCCGGGCCGCCGGGCGGGGGCCGATCTCGCCGAGTCGGCGCGGGCCGCGATCGCCGCGGGGTTCACCGAACCGTGGTCGCTCGGCGACCTCGCGCTGCGACTCGCGACCACGCCGTTCCACCTGGCCCGCGTGTTCCGCGCCCACACGGGCTGGACCCTGCACGGGTACCGCACGGAACTGCGGATGCGCGCGGCGCTCGAGCGGGTCGCGGCCTCGGGCACGGACCTGCTGGACCTGGCCCTGGCGCTCGGCTACTCGAGCCACAGTCACTTCACGGCCACGTTCCATCGCGCCTTCGGCGAGACGCCGTCCGACATGCGCCGCCGGCTGGCGCCCTCGCGCGCCGTCTGA
- a CDS encoding phage tail sheath C-terminal domain-containing protein translates to MPEYLAPGVYVEEIAQPTRRIDGVPTSVAGFVGEAERGPTTPTCLTNWADYEREFGGFLDEAPHTTPYWRLPYAVRGFFENGGQRCYVARVVGSPTPGGGHAPVTLDQVLGDADRPEDRTGIAGLMTVDEIALMAIPDAVAAPAFADALVDRCEAAKNRLAILDDPTGAPDPRVVGQHRVTSWAALYYPHLRVPAVHRPNGHAVVPACGHVAGVIARVDRARGVQKAPANEPVHGLWQPVHPDDPGPLEPVVNARADDVLGPLGVNVIRDMRGDGRDVRVWGARTMSPQTSWKYVSVRRLFIFVEESIRRGTQWVVFEPNGEPTWLAVRRAVENFLLQVWRGGGLAGAKAEEAFFVRCDRSTMTQDDLDNGRLVTLVGVAPMKPAEFVILRFTHTTADRP, encoded by the coding sequence ATGCCCGAGTACCTTGCGCCCGGCGTGTACGTCGAGGAGATCGCCCAGCCGACGCGGCGCATCGACGGCGTGCCCACGTCGGTGGCCGGCTTCGTCGGCGAAGCCGAACGCGGTCCCACGACGCCCACGTGCCTCACGAACTGGGCCGACTACGAACGTGAATTCGGCGGCTTCCTCGACGAGGCGCCGCACACCACGCCGTACTGGCGGCTGCCGTACGCCGTGCGCGGCTTCTTCGAGAACGGCGGGCAGCGGTGCTACGTGGCCCGCGTCGTCGGATCGCCCACGCCGGGAGGCGGCCACGCGCCGGTCACGCTCGACCAGGTGCTGGGCGATGCCGACAGGCCCGAGGACCGCACGGGCATCGCCGGCCTGATGACGGTCGACGAGATCGCGCTGATGGCCATCCCCGACGCCGTGGCGGCGCCGGCGTTCGCCGACGCGCTCGTGGATCGCTGCGAGGCGGCGAAGAACCGACTCGCGATCCTCGACGATCCGACGGGCGCCCCGGATCCCAGGGTAGTCGGACAGCACCGGGTCACGAGCTGGGCGGCCCTCTACTATCCGCACCTCCGCGTGCCGGCCGTGCACCGGCCGAACGGCCACGCCGTGGTGCCGGCGTGCGGCCACGTGGCCGGCGTCATCGCACGGGTCGACCGCGCGCGCGGCGTGCAGAAGGCGCCCGCCAACGAGCCCGTGCACGGCCTGTGGCAGCCCGTGCACCCCGACGATCCCGGTCCCCTCGAGCCGGTCGTGAACGCCCGCGCCGACGACGTGCTGGGCCCGCTCGGCGTGAACGTGATCCGCGACATGCGCGGCGACGGGCGGGACGTCCGTGTGTGGGGCGCCCGCACGATGTCGCCGCAGACGTCGTGGAAGTACGTCAGCGTGCGGCGGCTGTTCATCTTCGTGGAGGAGTCGATTCGGCGCGGCACCCAGTGGGTGGTCTTCGAGCCGAACGGCGAGCCCACGTGGCTGGCCGTCCGGCGGGCCGTGGAGAACTTCCTGCTCCAGGTGTGGCGCGGGGGCGGCCTGGCCGGCGCGAAGGCCGAAGAGGCCTTCTTCGTGCGCTGCGATCGGAGCACGATGACCCAGGACGACCTCGACAACGGCCGGCTGGTCACCCTCGTCGGCGTCGCGCCGATGAAGCCGGCCGAGTTCGTCATCCTGCGCTTCACGCACACGACCGCCGACCGGCCCTGA